From Nicotiana tabacum cultivar K326 chromosome 15, ASM71507v2, whole genome shotgun sequence, the proteins below share one genomic window:
- the LOC107824464 gene encoding uncharacterized protein LOC107824464 translates to MACSHRIVLWNPAIKKYKMIPKSDRYMLRRANIRHYESTLYDFAYDSVTEDYKVVATLVISAKDSNCIVGMYSVNNESWRKIGTIPDGYRLFDQNSVSLYGTINTMTTTSVQANRSSTFNKFAIISLFVADKKFIVTPVPLEYCGSPMKLSNSLIVCVFPCLLR, encoded by the coding sequence ATGGCTTGTAGCCATAGAATAGTATTATGGAATCCTgctattaaaaaatacaaaatgattCCCAAGTCTGATCGTTACATGTTGCGACGTGCTAATATTCGTCATTACGAATCAACACTATATGATTTTGCCTATGATTCTGTTACTGAAGATTATAAGGTGGTCGCTACACTTGTGATTAGTGCAAAGGATAGCAATTGCATTGTTGGAATGTACTCAGTAAATAATGAATCTTGGAGAAAGATTGGCACTATTCCTGATGGTTATCGATTGTTCGACCAAAATTCAGTTTCACTATATGGTACAATTAACACGATGACGACTACTTCAGTTCAAGCAAATAGAAGCAGTACGTTTAATAAATTCGCGATCATTTCCTTATTTGTGGCTGATAAAAAATTTATTGTAACGCCCGTTCCATTGGAATATTGTGGGAGTCCTATGAAATTGTCTAATTCTTTAATCGTCTGTGTGTTTCCATGTTTGTTGAGATGA
- the LOC107824466 gene encoding serine hydroxymethyltransferase 3, chloroplastic: MEACCGAAVMGSFIQQPVWVKGSAFPLKGEMIKLNGMVKLCSVKPCGASQLEGSLVTGRPPSSVSVPIPEMAGAGSSFIDYELAEADPEVRGIIDKEKERQFRSLELIASENFTSRAVMEAVGSCLTNKYSEGLPGKRYYGGNEYIDELEILCQERALAAFNLDGKQWGVNVQPLSGSPANFEVYTAILNPHDRIMGLDLPHGGHLSHGFMTPKRRVSGTSIYFESMPYRLDESSGLVDYEMLEKTAILFRPKLIIAGASAYPRDFDYPRMRKIADAVGAFLMMDMAHISGLVATSVVANPFEYCDIVTTTTHKSLRGPRGGMIFFKKDPILGVDLETAINNAVFPGLQGGPHNHTIGGLAVCLKYAKSPDFKAYQHKVVSNCRALASRLTELGYKLVSGGTDNHLVLVDLRPLGTDGARVEKILDMASITLNKNSVPGDKSALVPGGIRIGSPAMTTRGFSEKEFVTVADFINEGVQITLEAKKLVSGSKLQDFLKFVTSPEFPLIDKVLNLQRRVEALTTQYPLPGL, from the exons ATGGAGGCTTGCTGTGGAGCTGCAGTGATGGGTTCTTTTATTCAGCAACCTGTGTGGGTTAAAGGATCAGCTTTTCCTTTAAAAGGTGAAATGATAAAATTAAATGGGATGGTTAAATTATGCTCTGTTAAGCCTTGCGGAGCCTCTCAACTTGAAGGGAGCTTGGTCACAGGAAGGCCTCCTTCTTCTGTTTCTGTTCCTATCCCAGAAATGGCAG GTGCTGGGAGCAGCTTTATAGACTATGAATTGGCTGAAGCTGATCCTGAAGTTCGTGGTATTATTGACAAAGAGAAGGAACGCCAATTTCGGAGCTTAGAGCTTATTGCCTCTGAGAATTTCACATCTCGAGCAGTGATGGAGGCAGTGGGTTCTTGCCTTACAAACAAATACTCTGAAGGACTACCAGGCAAAAG ATATTATGGTGGAAACGAGTACATTGACGAGTTAGAAATACTCTGTCAAGAGAGGGCTTTGGCAGCCTTTAACTTAGATGGAAAACAGTGGGGTGTCAATGTTCAACCACTATCTGGCTCTCCagcaaattttgaagtttatACAGCAATTCTTAATCCACATGACCGGATCATG GGATTGGACTTACCTCATGGAGGTCATTTGTCCCATGGATTTATGACTCCTAAAAGACGAGTTTCAGGCACATCTATTTACTTTGAATCCATGCCTTATCGGCTTGATGAATCTTCAG GACTTGTTGATTATGAAATGCTTGAGAAAACGGCAatcctttttcggccaaaacttATTATTGCCGGTGCTAGTGCATATCCCCGAGATTTTGATTATCCTCGTATGAGAAAG ATAGCAGATGCTGTTGGAGCCTTTCTCATGATGGATATGGCTCACATTAGTGGGCTTGTTGCCACCTCTGTAGTTGCTAATCCATTTGAATACTGTGACATTGTTACAACGACTACTCACAAG TCTCTGAGAGGTCCTAGAGGAGGAATGATATTCTTCAAGAAAGATCCCATTCTAGGTGTTGATTTGGAAACTGCCATCAACAATGCTGTTTTTCCTGGGTTGCAG GGTGGCCCGCATAATCACACAATTGGAGGATTAGCTGTTTGCTTGAAGTATGCCAAATCACCTGATTTCAAGGCTTATCAGCACAAG GTGGTCTCTAACTGTAGAGCTCTTGCAAGCCGGTTAACGGAGTTGGGGTACAAGCTGGTTTCTGGAGGAACTGACAATCATTTGGTTCTAGTGGATCTCAGGCCCTTA GGTACTGATGGTGCTAGAGTGGAGAAAATACTTGACATGGCATCAATCACGCTCAATAAGAATTCAGTACCCG GTGATAAAAGTGCACTAGTGCCTGGTGGTATACGCATAGGTTCACCTGCAATGACCACTCGAGGTTTCTCTGAGAAGGAATTTGTAACAGTTGCAGACTTCATTAATGAGGGTGTGCAGATAACTCTTGAGGCCAAGAAGTTAGTCTCTGGTTCAAAGCTTCAAGATTTCTTGAAGTTTGTTACTTCACCGGAGTTCCCTTTGATCGATAAGGTGTTAAATTTGCAAAGAAGAGTTGAAGCTTTGACAACCCAATACCCATTGCCCGGCTTGTGA
- the LOC107824465 gene encoding vacuolar-processing enzyme-like precursor has product MISYAAGIFFLVGFSIAAAADGRNVLKLPSEASRFFDEADDSVGTRWAVLLAGSNGYWNYRHQADVCHAYQLLRKGGLKDENIIMFMYDDIAYNEENPRQGVIINSPAGEDVYKGVPKDYTGDDVNVDNFLAVLLGNKTALTGGSGKVVDSGPNDHIFIFYSDHGGPGVLGMPTNPYLYASDLIDVLKKKHASGTYKSLVLYIEACESGSIFEGLLPKGLNIYATTASNAVESSWGTYCPGDYPSLPPGYETCLGDLYAVSWMEDSEMHNLRTENLRQQYHLVKERTANGNSAYGSHVLQFGDLQLGMDSLFMYMGTNPANDNYTYVDDNSLRASSKAVNQRDADLLHFWDKFRKAPEGSARKVEAQKQFTEAMSHRMHLDNSMALVGKLLFGIQKGPEVLKRVRPVGQPLVDDWTCLKYFVRTFETHCGSLSQYGMKHMRSIANICNAGIKMEQMVEASTQACPSVPTNIWSSLHRGFSA; this is encoded by the exons ATGATTTCGTACGCTGCCGGAATATTCTTCCTCGTAGGATTCTCCATCGCCGCCGCCGCCGACGGACGTAATGTTTTGAAACTTCCGTCGGAAGCTTCCAGATTCTTCGATGAAGCCGATGACTCTGTTGGAACCAGATGGGCCGTCCTTCTTGCCGGATCAAATGGTTATTGGAATTATAGACATCAG GCTGATGTATGCCACGCGTATCAGCTGTTGAGAAAAGGTGGTCTCAAAGATGAGAATATTATCATGTTCATGTATGATGACATTGCTTATAATGAAGAGAACCCAAGACAAGGAGTTATCATCAATAGTCCTGCTGGCGAGGATGTCTACAAAGGAGTCCCTAAG GATTATACTGGAGATGATGTTAATGTGGACAACTTTTTGGCCGTTCTCCTTGGTAACAAAACTGCTCTTACTGGAGGTAGTGGAAAGGTGGTGGATAGTGGTCCAAATGATCATATTTTCATATTCTATAGTGATCATGGTGGCCCTGGGGTGCTTG GGATGCCTACCAATCCTTATCTCTATGCAAGTGATCTGATTGATGTGTTGAAAAAGAAGCATGCCTCTGGAACATATAAAAGCTTG GTACTGTACATTGAAGCTTGTGAGTCCGGAAGTATCTTTGAGGGTCTTCTTCCTAAAGGTCTAAATATTTATGCCACAACAGCATCAAACGCTGTAGAGAGCAGCTGGGGCACCTATTGTCCTGGAGACTATCCTAGTCTTCCTCCTGGCTATGAGACCTGCCTGGGTGACTTGTATGCTGTTTCCTGGATGGAGGACAG TGAAATGCACAATTTGCGGACTGAAAATTTGAGGCAACAGTATCACCTG GTCAAAGAGAGAACTGCTAATGGAAATTCTGCTTATGGTTCCCATGTCTTGCAATTTGGTGATCTACAACTGGGTATGGATTCTCTGTTCATGTACATGGGTACAAATCCTGCAAATGATAACTACACCTATGTAGATGATAATTCCTTGCGGGCATCATCAAAGGCTGTCAACCAGCGTGATGCAGATCTTTTGCATTTCTGGGACAAG TTCCGCAAGGCTCCTGAAGGCTCTGCTCGGAAAGTTGAAGCTCAGAAGCaattcactgaagctatgtcacACAGAATGCACCTAGACAACAGCATGGCTCTTGTTGGTAAGCTTCTGTTTGGAATTCAAAAAGGTCCTGAGGTGCTGAAGCGTGTTCGACCTGTAGGTCAACCTCTTGTTGATGACTGGACCTGCCTGAAGTACTTT GTAAGAACATTTGAGACACACTGTGGATCATTATCCCAATATGGAATGAAACACATGCGATCCATCGCCAATATCTGTAATGCTGGAATTAAGATGGAGCAGATGGTGGAGGCATCAACACAAGCTTGTCCCAGCGTCCCGACCAATATTTGGAGTTCCCTCCACAGGGGTTTTAGTGCATAA
- the LOC107824468 gene encoding uncharacterized protein LOC107824468 isoform X1 encodes MEEAKHKIPQKKNPKETERVLRTEGKMEGVEGQGSNRYTLQPSRLASEDILLCVDVDSESLVEMKVSVAGGRPYSRLDSIKQAIILFINAKLTINPDHRFAFAALGKSAFWVAVELNWNHLLNFLFVKVRKEFTSDIDSAISACRGITAVDSPCGHADLTQLFRVAAHEAKKSRAQNRILRVILLYCRSSIPPQHQWPATQKLFTLDVVYLHDKPGPDNCPQKVYDALVEALEHVSEYEGYIFESGQGLTRVLFRHICTLLSHPQQRCVQDDLDIPRSLTKKSVTVDSAPADENAAL; translated from the exons ATGGAAGAAGCGAAACACAAAATCCCCCAAAAGAAAAACCCGAAGGAAACAGAGAGAGTGTTGAGGACAGAGGGGAAAATGGAGGGAGTAGAAGGACAGGGCTCAAATCGTTACACTCTACAACCAAGTCGATTAGCAAGCGAAGACATACTATTGTGTGTAGATGTAGACAGCGAATCACTGGTTGAAATGAAGGTTTCGGTTGCGGGTGGGCGACCTTATAGCAGATTAGACTCCATTAAGCAAGCCATCATTCTCTTTATCAACGCTAAGCTTACCATTAACCCAGATCACCGTTTCGCTTTTGCTGCTCTTGGCAAATCCGCTTTTTGG GTGGCTGTAGAATTGAATTGGAATCATCTTCTCAATTTTCTATTCGTGAAGGTTCGGAAAGAGTTTACTAGTGACATTGACTCGGCAATTTCTGCATGTCGGGGTATCACAGCAGTCGATTCACCTTGTGGCCATGCAGACCTTACTCAACTATTTCGGGTGGCAGCTCATGAAGCCAAAAAGTCACGTGCACAAAATCGGATACTCAGGGTG ATACTTCTATATTGTAGGTCATCTATACCACCACAGCATCAATGGCCTGCTACCCAAAAACTCTTCACTTTGGACGTAGTTTACCTTCATGACAAGCCTGGACCTGACAATTGCCCTCAAAAGGTGTATGATGCCCTCGTGGAGGCCCTCGAACACGTTAGTGAATATGAGGGTTACATATTTGAGAGTGGTCAGGGGCTTACTCGTGTCCTCTTCCGTCATATTTGTACGCTCTTGTCCCACCCTCAGCAACGTTGCGTGCAAGATGACCTTGACATTCCCAGGTCTCTTACAAAGAAGTCAGTTACGGTTGACTCAGCTCCAGCTGATGAAAATGCTGCTCTCTAA
- the LOC107824468 gene encoding uncharacterized protein LOC107824468 isoform X2 → MEEAKHKIPQKKNPKETERVLRTEGKMEGVEGQGSNRYTLQPSRLASEDILLCVDVDSESLVEMKVSVAGGRPYSRLDSIKQAIILFINAKLTINPDHRFAFAALGKSAFWVRKEFTSDIDSAISACRGITAVDSPCGHADLTQLFRVAAHEAKKSRAQNRILRVILLYCRSSIPPQHQWPATQKLFTLDVVYLHDKPGPDNCPQKVYDALVEALEHVSEYEGYIFESGQGLTRVLFRHICTLLSHPQQRCVQDDLDIPRSLTKKSVTVDSAPADENAAL, encoded by the exons ATGGAAGAAGCGAAACACAAAATCCCCCAAAAGAAAAACCCGAAGGAAACAGAGAGAGTGTTGAGGACAGAGGGGAAAATGGAGGGAGTAGAAGGACAGGGCTCAAATCGTTACACTCTACAACCAAGTCGATTAGCAAGCGAAGACATACTATTGTGTGTAGATGTAGACAGCGAATCACTGGTTGAAATGAAGGTTTCGGTTGCGGGTGGGCGACCTTATAGCAGATTAGACTCCATTAAGCAAGCCATCATTCTCTTTATCAACGCTAAGCTTACCATTAACCCAGATCACCGTTTCGCTTTTGCTGCTCTTGGCAAATCCGCTTTTTGG GTTCGGAAAGAGTTTACTAGTGACATTGACTCGGCAATTTCTGCATGTCGGGGTATCACAGCAGTCGATTCACCTTGTGGCCATGCAGACCTTACTCAACTATTTCGGGTGGCAGCTCATGAAGCCAAAAAGTCACGTGCACAAAATCGGATACTCAGGGTG ATACTTCTATATTGTAGGTCATCTATACCACCACAGCATCAATGGCCTGCTACCCAAAAACTCTTCACTTTGGACGTAGTTTACCTTCATGACAAGCCTGGACCTGACAATTGCCCTCAAAAGGTGTATGATGCCCTCGTGGAGGCCCTCGAACACGTTAGTGAATATGAGGGTTACATATTTGAGAGTGGTCAGGGGCTTACTCGTGTCCTCTTCCGTCATATTTGTACGCTCTTGTCCCACCCTCAGCAACGTTGCGTGCAAGATGACCTTGACATTCCCAGGTCTCTTACAAAGAAGTCAGTTACGGTTGACTCAGCTCCAGCTGATGAAAATGCTGCTCTCTAA
- the LOC107824469 gene encoding uncharacterized protein C6G9.01c, protein MPKKSNSKKPKPVDATASPVVEKLKPTPSSKPKKSGNEIDEIFAGKKRKKPEQLEKSKSSGDSITEPKKLKKSKDKSSNSRVPNVLSEPPRRQRKKTADGLTIYTEEELGLGKSDGGGTSLCPFDCDCCF, encoded by the coding sequence ATGCCAAAAAAGAGTAATTCTAAGAAGCCTAAACCAGTGGATGCAACAGCAAGTCCTGTTGTAGAAAAGTTGAAACCAACTCCTTCTTCTAAACCAAAAAAATCAGGCAATGAAATCGACGAAATATTTGCtggaaaaaagaggaagaaaccGGAACAActagaaaaatcaaaatcaagcGGAGATTCCATTACAGAGCCAAAAAAGCTGAAGAAAAGCAAAGATAAAAGTAGTAATAGTAGAGTTCCTAACGTGTTATCTGAGCCGCCACGTCGACAGAGGAAAAAGACGGCGGATGGGTTAACGATATACACGGAAGAGGAGTTGGGTTTGGGAAAGTCCGATGGTGGAGGTACCTCACTTTGCCCATTTGATTGTGACTGTTGTTTTTAG